The following coding sequences are from one Granulicella arctica window:
- a CDS encoding argininosuccinate synthase: protein MADKVVLAYSGGLDTSIIIPWLNENYGLDVIAFIADVGQGDDIDAVVAKAYATGAKKAIVKDLREEFLNEYVFPTVRAGAVYEHKYLLGTSIARPVIAKHQVEVALAEGATSLAHGCTGKGNDQVRFEHAFQALAPELKVIAPWREWSLVSREDCLDYAEAHGVQVEASRTKIHSRDRNLWHVSHEGGELEGTDKPVDPTTWRMSNSPQDAPDREEIVEIGFERGTPVSVDGQKLPPVQLVELLNEIGGRNAIGRIDIIENRFVGMKSRGAYETPGGTLILEALRQLEALTLDRETAHYKETLALKYAELVYFGLWFTPLRESLDAFFSSVEANVTGSVKLAMYKGNVSFISRTSDLSLYSADLSSFTMGESYDQKDAAGFIKILGLPARVRAQVLGKQKAVAK from the coding sequence ATGGCAGACAAAGTTGTTCTCGCATACTCCGGCGGTCTTGATACCTCTATCATTATTCCGTGGCTCAATGAGAATTACGGCCTCGACGTAATCGCCTTCATCGCTGATGTTGGCCAGGGCGATGACATCGATGCGGTCGTCGCCAAGGCATATGCCACTGGCGCAAAGAAAGCCATCGTCAAAGATCTGCGCGAAGAGTTCCTCAATGAGTATGTCTTCCCTACCGTCCGCGCTGGGGCCGTCTATGAGCATAAGTATCTGCTCGGGACTTCTATCGCTCGGCCTGTCATCGCCAAGCATCAGGTAGAGGTTGCTCTGGCCGAAGGAGCGACCTCTCTCGCCCATGGCTGCACCGGCAAAGGCAACGATCAGGTTCGTTTCGAGCACGCATTTCAGGCGCTCGCCCCAGAACTCAAAGTCATCGCTCCATGGCGCGAGTGGTCACTCGTCTCCCGCGAAGACTGCCTCGATTATGCGGAGGCTCATGGGGTACAGGTTGAGGCCAGCCGTACCAAAATTCATTCTCGCGACCGAAATCTCTGGCATGTCTCCCACGAGGGAGGTGAGTTGGAGGGGACGGATAAGCCTGTCGACCCGACTACGTGGCGCATGAGCAACTCGCCGCAGGATGCACCTGATCGCGAAGAGATCGTCGAGATCGGCTTCGAACGTGGCACCCCGGTCTCGGTCGATGGCCAGAAGCTACCACCCGTCCAGCTTGTCGAACTGCTCAACGAGATTGGCGGCCGCAATGCCATTGGCCGCATCGACATCATTGAAAATCGTTTCGTCGGCATGAAGAGCCGCGGAGCCTATGAGACGCCGGGCGGCACGCTTATCCTCGAGGCCTTGCGTCAACTCGAGGCGCTTACACTCGACCGCGAGACTGCACACTACAAGGAGACACTCGCGCTCAAATATGCCGAGCTCGTCTACTTCGGTCTGTGGTTTACGCCGCTGCGCGAGTCGTTGGATGCCTTCTTTAGTTCAGTAGAGGCAAACGTGACGGGTTCAGTGAAACTGGCCATGTATAAGGGAAATGTTTCGTTTATCAGCCGCACGAGCGACCTTTCGCTGTACTCCGCTGATCTTTCATCCTTCACCATGGGCGAAAGCTACGACCAGAAGGATGCCGCAGGCTTCATCAAGATCCTCGGTCTGCCCGCCCGCGTCCGCGCCCAGGTGCTCGGCAAACAGAAGGCGGTTGCCAAGTGA
- the argF gene encoding ornithine carbamoyltransferase, with protein sequence MGSKTISITPGESPAPVKTATLGIQSDTAFAEASKRLNGRDLCSIADLTVEEMAAIMELAHAVKTYPEDFRHALDARQMVMFFEKASLRTRLTFEAAINTLGGNAIFVDQTQSPLGERESLADMARNLERWMSILVLRTYSHDTITEMASFSKIPVINALSDLEHPCQAIADFFTLEERFGSVEGLQFAYVGDGNNVCHSLMLTAAQLGAHCTIASPKGFGPKLEIIHKAIEISESTGGSITLMQDPIKAVTGADAVYTDVCTSMGSEHEATKRAPIFKPYQVNEALMSYAKADAVFMHCLPAHRNAEVTDAVLDGPQSVVFDQAENRMHAQKALLLMLLGGAKRISSNRGRNARKRPDLS encoded by the coding sequence ATGGGTAGCAAGACGATCAGCATCACTCCAGGGGAGAGTCCAGCACCAGTAAAAACTGCGACGCTCGGAATCCAGTCCGACACTGCTTTTGCGGAAGCATCGAAGCGGCTGAACGGTCGCGACCTGTGCTCCATCGCCGACCTGACAGTCGAGGAGATGGCGGCGATCATGGAGTTGGCTCACGCAGTGAAGACGTACCCTGAAGATTTTCGGCACGCGTTGGACGCTCGACAGATGGTGATGTTCTTCGAGAAGGCTTCGTTGCGCACGCGTCTGACTTTCGAGGCTGCGATCAATACACTTGGCGGGAATGCGATCTTTGTCGACCAGACACAGTCTCCGTTGGGGGAACGCGAGTCGCTCGCGGATATGGCGCGCAATCTGGAGCGTTGGATGAGCATCCTCGTATTGCGCACCTACTCGCATGACACCATTACGGAGATGGCGTCCTTCTCGAAGATTCCGGTCATCAACGCGCTCTCCGACCTTGAACATCCGTGCCAGGCTATTGCAGATTTCTTCACCCTTGAGGAGCGATTCGGCTCCGTCGAGGGGTTGCAGTTTGCGTATGTGGGCGATGGGAATAATGTGTGTCACTCCCTGATGCTCACTGCCGCGCAACTCGGTGCGCACTGCACGATCGCATCGCCCAAAGGTTTCGGCCCGAAGCTCGAAATTATTCATAAGGCGATCGAGATCAGCGAATCAACCGGCGGCAGCATCACACTCATGCAAGACCCCATCAAAGCCGTGACCGGTGCAGATGCCGTGTACACCGACGTCTGCACCAGCATGGGCTCGGAGCACGAGGCCACTAAGCGCGCGCCGATCTTTAAGCCTTATCAGGTGAATGAGGCACTGATGTCTTATGCGAAAGCGGATGCAGTTTTCATGCACTGCCTTCCGGCACACCGCAATGCCGAGGTAACAGACGCAGTCCTTGATGGGCCGCAGTCGGTTGTCTTCGACCAGGCGGAGAACCGTATGCATGCTCAAAAAGCTCTTCTTCTGATGCTGCTCGGAGGCGCAAAACGAATCTCCAGCAACCGTGGTCGCAATGCGCGCAAGCGTCCCGACCTGTCTTAA